The following are encoded in a window of Brevibacillus ruminantium genomic DNA:
- a CDS encoding MarR family winged helix-turn-helix transcriptional regulator, with amino-acid sequence MEHKQSLANLFSSMMHKFVLAYGKVLDADISGSQVYMLEILENEGSKRSTELAAQLEISLPAVTNLSNKLVKKGYVERSIPAEDRRVTNLHITPAGSAVLERIMSKYYHLTDTIWADFSSEELAQLLQYYEKMVANLETYQPDKE; translated from the coding sequence ATGGAGCATAAGCAATCACTCGCCAACCTGTTTTCGAGCATGATGCACAAGTTTGTTCTTGCTTATGGCAAGGTACTGGATGCGGATATCTCCGGTTCACAGGTGTACATGCTGGAAATCCTGGAGAACGAAGGCTCGAAGAGAAGTACGGAATTGGCGGCCCAATTGGAGATCAGTCTGCCTGCCGTAACCAATCTGTCTAATAAGCTGGTAAAAAAAGGTTATGTGGAACGTTCGATCCCGGCAGAGGATCGGCGGGTAACCAATCTGCACATTACTCCTGCTGGTTCTGCTGTATTGGAGAGGATCATGTCCAAGTATTATCACCTGACCGATACCATCTGGGCCGATTTTTCTTCCGAAGAACTAGCCCAACTCTTGCAGTACTACGAGAAAATGGTAGCCAATCTCGAGACGTACCAACCTGACAAGGAGTGA
- a CDS encoding CapA family protein, with protein sequence MNGLWKTVVFLLTTLSLANLSLVPLLVQAENGGAAQQSPELPMPLKPETDEPITVTIVGDILLDKSVGKQIERYGVDYPFAKTGDLLRQADLTVGNLETAVSKRGKPESKEFTFRSRPETLAGLVNAGFDIVNLANNHSMDYGMDAFLDTMKHLREYNLAYVGGGKNEEEAYAPVIRTIKGKRVAVIGLSRVLPNQGWFAGKNKAGLASAYSREPMQSYVRKAVEASDITIAIMHWNLEYKDYPEEYAKQLARLLIDEGVDAVVGSHSHSLMGVEWYKEAPIFYSVGNFVFTTPRNPKGSESMIVTLTFAQNQTEGKIVPAKIVNGQPVPLTGEQGKKLIQKVQSLSFGAVIDEAGIVRK encoded by the coding sequence ATGAACGGATTGTGGAAAACAGTGGTCTTTTTGCTGACAACTTTGTCACTTGCCAATTTGAGTCTGGTCCCGCTGTTGGTTCAGGCGGAAAACGGGGGAGCTGCTCAACAATCGCCGGAGCTGCCGATGCCCCTGAAGCCGGAAACTGATGAGCCGATAACGGTGACGATTGTGGGCGATATTCTTCTGGACAAGAGCGTGGGCAAGCAGATTGAACGCTATGGTGTTGATTATCCGTTTGCCAAAACGGGAGATCTGCTGCGACAGGCCGATTTGACAGTGGGCAATCTGGAGACAGCCGTCAGCAAACGGGGAAAACCGGAATCCAAGGAGTTTACCTTCCGCTCCCGGCCGGAGACGCTCGCCGGGCTGGTCAATGCCGGATTTGACATCGTCAATCTGGCCAATAACCACTCGATGGACTACGGCATGGATGCCTTTCTCGATACGATGAAGCATCTTCGCGAGTACAACCTCGCCTATGTCGGCGGGGGGAAGAATGAGGAGGAAGCCTATGCTCCTGTGATCCGCACGATCAAAGGAAAAAGGGTAGCAGTCATCGGTCTGAGCCGAGTACTGCCCAACCAGGGATGGTTTGCTGGCAAAAACAAGGCCGGACTGGCAAGTGCTTATTCGCGTGAGCCGATGCAGAGCTACGTCCGCAAAGCGGTGGAAGCGTCCGATATCACCATCGCGATCATGCATTGGAATCTGGAGTACAAAGACTATCCCGAAGAGTACGCCAAGCAATTGGCACGGCTGCTGATCGATGAAGGGGTAGATGCGGTAGTCGGATCGCACAGCCATTCCCTGATGGGAGTCGAATGGTACAAGGAGGCTCCGATCTTTTACAGTGTCGGCAACTTTGTGTTTACCACGCCCCGGAATCCCAAAGGAAGCGAGTCCATGATCGTGACCCTGACCTTTGCCCAAAATCAGACCGAAGGGAAGATCGTACCGGCGAAAATCGTCAATGGACAGCCGGTGCCGCTGACAGGCGAGCAGGGGAAAAAGCTGATCCAAAAGGTGCAGAGCCTCTCGTTTGGAGCGGTGATCGACGAAGCGGGGATCGTGCGGAAGTAA
- a CDS encoding LCP family protein, whose translation MKNKPKANQKRRRRMVLLLIPILVLVFVSTGYAIDLYRKAAMMEEKAHQALERGTVSPIREEPADPLADSFSVLLMGVDGSDVRDSQYGDAIRTDALMLATFNKKDSSVKLLSIPRDSYVYVPVEKKKDKINHAHAFGGVDATVDTVERLLNVPVDYYVKVNFTAFMEIVDALGGVEVDVPISFTEQDSQDRPRAIKLKKGLQTLNGEEALALVRTRKIDSDLERGKRQQLVLESIFKKALTIGSLPKYGALLEALGDNLKTNMHLQDLEAFYQFAKSGSVNIDKLQFKGSNMYLNQIYYFKLDEQNVTEISETLQEHLGLKKSSSSRPNAS comes from the coding sequence ATGAAAAACAAACCAAAAGCAAATCAAAAAAGAAGACGCAGGATGGTTCTTCTGCTCATCCCCATCCTGGTCTTGGTATTTGTCTCAACGGGTTATGCCATCGATTTATACCGGAAGGCCGCTATGATGGAAGAAAAAGCACATCAAGCGCTGGAAAGGGGAACGGTCTCGCCGATTCGCGAAGAACCAGCCGATCCTTTGGCAGACAGTTTTTCCGTCCTGCTCATGGGCGTGGATGGGAGTGATGTGCGGGATAGTCAATACGGGGACGCTATTCGGACAGACGCACTGATGCTGGCTACCTTTAACAAAAAAGACAGCTCTGTGAAGCTGCTCAGCATTCCGCGGGACTCTTACGTATATGTCCCGGTCGAAAAGAAAAAAGACAAGATCAACCATGCCCACGCTTTTGGCGGCGTAGACGCCACAGTGGACACGGTGGAACGTCTGCTGAATGTCCCGGTCGATTATTACGTAAAAGTCAACTTTACCGCCTTTATGGAAATCGTTGACGCATTGGGCGGTGTCGAGGTCGATGTCCCGATCTCCTTTACGGAGCAGGACAGCCAAGACCGCCCGCGTGCGATCAAGCTGAAAAAGGGGCTGCAGACCTTGAACGGGGAAGAAGCACTGGCTCTGGTCCGCACACGTAAAATTGACAGCGACCTGGAACGGGGGAAACGCCAACAGCTCGTACTGGAGTCTATTTTCAAAAAGGCGCTCACCATTGGCTCCCTCCCCAAATACGGCGCTCTGCTGGAAGCGCTCGGGGATAATCTAAAAACGAACATGCATTTGCAGGATCTGGAGGCATTCTATCAATTCGCCAAATCCGGCAGTGTGAACATCGACAAGCTCCAGTTCAAGGGAAGCAACATGTATCTCAACCAAATCTATTATTTCAAGCTGGACGAGCAGAACGTGACAGAGATCAGCGAGACCCTTCAAGAACATCTGGGGTTGAAAAAGAGCAGCAGCTCCCGGCCAAATGCTTCCTAG
- a CDS encoding SDR family NAD(P)-dependent oxidoreductase encodes MTTQSQVAVITGAGSGMGRAASLKLADKGMKLVLVDFNEQTGEETLGLVKEKGAEAIFVKANVAESADVQNYVNQAVETFGRIDVFFNNAGIIQKPYLLADIPENEFDRVFSVNAKGVFLGLKYVLKVMEKQGEGLIINTASTAGVKPEHSVAAYSASKHAVVSLTKSAAMEYAKTGIRINAVCPGGVTTNLVAAFQQNIEETGNVPEIVFPRMGRMAEAEEIANVVAFLASSESSYMTGSIVLVDGGLTL; translated from the coding sequence ATGACAACACAATCACAGGTAGCCGTCATTACAGGTGCAGGAAGCGGAATGGGCCGCGCCGCCTCGCTTAAGCTGGCCGACAAAGGCATGAAGCTGGTGCTGGTCGATTTCAACGAACAAACAGGTGAAGAGACTCTCGGACTTGTCAAAGAAAAAGGTGCAGAAGCGATTTTTGTCAAAGCCAATGTGGCAGAAAGCGCCGATGTGCAAAACTATGTGAACCAAGCTGTGGAGACCTTCGGACGGATCGATGTCTTTTTCAACAACGCCGGTATTATCCAAAAGCCTTATCTGCTGGCAGACATTCCGGAAAACGAATTTGACCGCGTTTTCTCCGTGAATGCCAAGGGTGTCTTTCTGGGCTTGAAATACGTTCTGAAAGTGATGGAGAAACAAGGGGAGGGCCTGATCATCAACACGGCTTCTACCGCAGGTGTCAAGCCGGAACACAGTGTAGCCGCCTACTCTGCGTCGAAGCATGCTGTCGTCAGCCTGACCAAGTCTGCTGCGATGGAATACGCCAAGACAGGCATTCGCATCAATGCCGTCTGCCCCGGTGGTGTCACTACCAACCTGGTCGCCGCCTTTCAGCAAAACATCGAGGAAACCGGCAATGTGCCCGAGATTGTATTCCCGCGCATGGGCCGAATGGCAGAGGCGGAAGAGATCGCCAATGTGGTCGCATTCCTGGCTTCTTCGGAATCCTCGTATATGACCGGTTCGATCGTGCTGGTAGACGGCGGTCTGACGCTGTAG
- a CDS encoding sensor histidine kinase, translating to MFKKTRIRLVILNVIVFVILLNGLGSALYFSMQYRLISQVDKELIRAGKRLAQAPPPFLKADRKRFPDVDRRIIFLLWDDKGGLIGNFYGETLEREELLPFHPDRRAAEIENVSENGQTYRVYTMFVDKQILDQGKIKTVSYIQLIYNLEPEMNMLGTLLYVLGIGGLVSIGIALFAGLFLAKRALIPIQQSWEKQQQFIADASHELRTPLSVILVNLERLFRSPGRTIEEESEHILVSIQETRRLNKLVSDLLTLARTDSNELQLLKQTVPMGELVEKSVQTFRQLATVRGISIETDIQQPLEMSGDQERLQQLLVIMLDNALKYSYEQGVIAVSCKRDGHGISLIVKDSGIGISQEDIPYVFDRFYRADKMRSRKLEGTGLGLSIAKWIVDAHGGKIRVESEEGKGTSFIVWLPVKSG from the coding sequence ATGTTCAAAAAGACCCGCATCCGCCTGGTGATTCTCAATGTGATCGTATTTGTGATTCTTTTGAACGGCTTGGGCAGCGCGCTCTACTTTTCCATGCAGTACCGCTTGATTTCACAGGTGGACAAGGAACTGATCAGGGCGGGAAAAAGGCTGGCCCAGGCTCCGCCTCCGTTCCTGAAAGCAGATCGCAAACGATTCCCTGACGTCGACAGAAGAATTATCTTTTTGCTATGGGATGACAAGGGCGGGCTGATCGGCAATTTTTACGGGGAAACGTTGGAAAGGGAGGAACTGCTGCCGTTTCATCCCGACCGTCGGGCAGCAGAGATCGAGAATGTCTCCGAAAATGGACAGACCTACAGGGTTTACACCATGTTTGTCGATAAACAGATACTCGATCAGGGAAAGATCAAAACGGTGAGCTATATCCAGTTGATCTACAACCTGGAGCCCGAGATGAACATGCTGGGCACGCTTCTGTACGTGCTCGGGATCGGAGGTCTGGTCAGCATCGGAATTGCCTTGTTTGCAGGGCTCTTTTTAGCCAAGCGGGCGCTGATTCCGATACAGCAGTCGTGGGAGAAACAGCAGCAGTTTATCGCGGATGCCTCCCATGAATTGCGGACGCCGCTCTCTGTGATTCTGGTCAATCTGGAGAGGCTGTTCCGCTCACCCGGCCGGACGATTGAAGAGGAGAGCGAGCATATTCTGGTCAGCATCCAGGAGACGAGGCGGTTGAACAAGCTGGTGTCCGACCTGCTGACGCTGGCCCGCACCGATTCCAATGAACTGCAGCTTTTAAAACAAACCGTCCCAATGGGGGAGCTGGTGGAGAAAAGCGTCCAGACTTTTCGCCAGCTTGCGACAGTCCGAGGCATCTCGATCGAGACGGACATTCAGCAGCCGCTGGAGATGAGCGGGGATCAGGAAAGGCTTCAGCAACTGCTCGTCATCATGCTCGACAACGCGCTCAAGTACTCGTACGAACAGGGAGTGATTGCCGTTAGCTGCAAACGCGATGGCCACGGAATTTCCCTGATCGTCAAAGATTCGGGCATCGGGATTTCACAAGAGGATATTCCCTATGTGTTCGACCGCTTTTATCGGGCGGATAAAATGCGCTCCCGAAAGCTGGAGGGCACCGGGCTGGGATTGTCCATCGCCAAATGGATTGTCGACGCGCACGGCGGCAAAATCCGCGTGGAGAGCGAAGAGGGGAAAGGAACCAGCTTTATCGTCTGGCTGCCAGTGAAAAGCGGCTAA
- a CDS encoding long-chain-fatty-acid--CoA ligase translates to MSTNDYLQGTLPQMLEQSCKRFPERSAVYFKGQQWDYQTLGHLVKRFAAGLHSLGISEGDRVGIMLPNCPHYVAAYYGILQLGGIVVQINPMSVQAELEHYLSDSGAKALIVFAPFLPVVEKVKSVQELTARIVVELPATDNELPAGYLRYENVLALAEDVLEDLPATSTTPDDVAVLQYTGGTTGRSKGAMLTHRNLYANAYQCYAIMEGDLERPDRILTVIPLFHVYGMTVCMNMAIFGGSQQIIVPRFELDDVLQTIKETKPTIFPGVPTMYVAVNAHPRAEEYGISSIRLCASGSAPLPGEVIKEFEAKTKGMILEGFGLSEASPVTHFNQMDKRKVGSIGKTISFTESKIISLQDGETELGPNEAGELVVRGPQVMKGYWGMPEETAETLKDGWLYTGDIAYKDEEGYYYIIDRKKDLIIAGGFNIYPREVEEVLYQHPSVQEAVVIGVPDAYRGETVKAFVVLKKEASLTEAELQDYCREQMAAYKIPQQIEFREALPKTAVGKILRRRLREEEQGASAT, encoded by the coding sequence ATGAGCACAAATGACTATTTGCAAGGGACCTTGCCGCAAATGCTGGAACAAAGTTGTAAGCGATTTCCGGAACGGAGTGCTGTGTATTTCAAGGGACAGCAGTGGGATTATCAAACACTGGGTCACCTGGTAAAAAGATTTGCAGCGGGACTGCACAGCCTCGGGATTTCGGAAGGGGACCGGGTAGGCATCATGCTGCCCAATTGTCCGCACTACGTGGCAGCCTATTACGGAATCTTGCAGCTCGGCGGCATCGTCGTGCAGATCAATCCGATGTCCGTTCAGGCGGAGCTGGAACACTACCTCAGTGACTCCGGGGCCAAAGCCCTGATCGTCTTCGCACCATTTTTGCCCGTTGTCGAAAAAGTGAAAAGCGTGCAAGAATTAACGGCAAGAATCGTCGTCGAACTGCCGGCGACGGATAACGAACTGCCGGCCGGTTATCTTCGATATGAAAACGTGCTCGCTCTGGCCGAGGATGTGCTCGAAGACCTGCCTGCCACCTCCACCACTCCCGATGATGTCGCCGTCTTGCAATATACGGGCGGCACGACCGGACGCTCGAAGGGTGCGATGCTGACCCACCGCAATCTCTATGCCAATGCTTATCAATGCTATGCCATTATGGAGGGGGATCTGGAGCGGCCGGATCGGATTCTCACTGTGATCCCACTTTTTCACGTATACGGCATGACGGTCTGCATGAATATGGCGATCTTTGGAGGCTCGCAGCAGATCATAGTGCCGCGGTTTGAACTGGATGATGTACTGCAGACGATCAAAGAGACCAAGCCGACGATTTTCCCGGGCGTGCCGACCATGTATGTCGCGGTCAACGCCCATCCCAGGGCAGAGGAGTACGGTATTTCGTCCATCCGCCTGTGCGCCAGCGGTTCTGCGCCGCTCCCGGGTGAAGTGATTAAAGAGTTTGAAGCCAAGACGAAGGGCATGATTCTGGAAGGCTTTGGACTTTCGGAGGCGTCTCCCGTCACGCATTTTAACCAGATGGACAAGCGTAAGGTAGGATCGATCGGCAAAACCATTTCCTTTACCGAATCCAAAATCATCAGTCTGCAGGACGGTGAGACCGAGCTTGGGCCAAATGAGGCGGGTGAGCTGGTGGTACGGGGGCCACAGGTGATGAAAGGCTACTGGGGCATGCCGGAGGAGACGGCAGAAACGCTCAAGGATGGCTGGCTCTACACCGGGGACATCGCCTACAAAGACGAAGAGGGATATTACTATATCATCGATCGCAAAAAGGACCTGATTATTGCCGGGGGCTTCAATATCTATCCGCGCGAAGTGGAGGAAGTTCTCTACCAGCATCCGTCTGTGCAGGAGGCTGTCGTGATTGGCGTGCCCGATGCCTACCGTGGCGAGACGGTAAAGGCTTTCGTCGTCCTCAAAAAAGAAGCGTCGCTCACGGAAGCCGAGCTGCAGGACTACTGCCGTGAACAGATGGCCGCCTACAAGATTCCGCAGCAGATCGAATTTCGGGAGGCGCTGCCCAAAACAGCAGTCGGCAAGATTTTGCGTCGCAGGCTGAGAGAGGAAGAACAGGGAGCCAGCGCCACATAA
- the aspA gene encoding aspartate ammonia-lyase — translation MDAAESKRIEKDFLGEKEVPKNAYYGVQTLRAVENFPITGYRIHESLITAIAMVKKAAAIANMETGQLNRRIGTGIVQAAEEVIAGQLHDQFIVDPIQGGAGTSINMNANEVIANRALEILGFEKGDYFQVSPNTHVNMSQSTNDAFPTAIHIAVLMMLDQLLDTMELLQEAFSKKAQEFDGVIKMGRTHLQDAVPIRLGQEFEAYRKVLSRDISRISSSRQHLFEVNMGATAVGTGLNADPRYIESVVKQLAEITSFPIKGASDLVDATQNTDAYTEVSAALKVCMINMSKIANDLRLMASGPRAGLGEIALPARQPGSSIMPGKVNPVMAEVLNQIAFQVIGNDHTICLASEAGQLELNVMEPVLVFNLLQSISIMNNGFRVFKEYCLDGIKANEEVMKAYVEKSVGIITAVNPHLGYEVAARIAREAILTGRSVRELCLEHNVLTEEELDLILDPFEMTHPGIAGASLLFKE, via the coding sequence ATGGACGCAGCAGAATCCAAACGAATCGAAAAAGACTTTCTCGGAGAAAAGGAAGTGCCGAAGAATGCCTACTATGGAGTGCAAACACTCCGGGCAGTGGAGAACTTTCCCATTACGGGGTACCGGATTCACGAATCGTTGATCACCGCCATCGCTATGGTCAAAAAGGCCGCTGCCATCGCCAATATGGAGACGGGGCAGTTGAACCGCCGCATCGGTACAGGCATCGTGCAGGCTGCAGAAGAAGTCATCGCGGGCCAGTTGCACGACCAGTTTATCGTCGACCCGATTCAGGGTGGAGCCGGGACCTCGATCAATATGAACGCCAACGAAGTGATTGCCAATCGCGCGCTGGAAATCCTCGGATTTGAAAAAGGGGACTACTTCCAGGTAAGTCCCAATACCCATGTAAATATGTCGCAGTCAACCAATGACGCTTTTCCGACAGCCATTCACATCGCTGTGCTGATGATGCTGGATCAACTGCTCGACACAATGGAGCTGCTTCAGGAAGCCTTCTCGAAAAAAGCCCAGGAATTTGACGGCGTGATCAAAATGGGCCGAACCCATCTGCAAGATGCGGTGCCAATCCGTCTGGGCCAGGAATTCGAAGCGTACCGCAAAGTACTTTCTCGCGATATCTCGCGTATCTCCAGCTCCCGTCAGCATCTGTTTGAAGTAAACATGGGAGCCACGGCGGTAGGTACCGGGCTGAATGCTGATCCTCGTTACATCGAGAGTGTCGTCAAACAATTGGCCGAGATCACCAGCTTCCCGATCAAAGGTGCCTCTGATCTGGTCGACGCTACACAAAATACAGATGCGTATACGGAAGTTTCGGCAGCCCTGAAGGTTTGCATGATCAACATGTCCAAAATCGCCAACGACCTGCGCCTGATGGCTTCCGGTCCGCGTGCCGGTCTCGGGGAAATCGCCCTGCCTGCCCGCCAGCCTGGTTCTTCGATCATGCCGGGGAAAGTAAATCCGGTGATGGCAGAAGTGCTCAACCAAATCGCCTTCCAGGTCATCGGAAACGACCATACGATCTGTCTCGCCTCCGAAGCAGGGCAACTGGAATTGAATGTGATGGAGCCTGTTCTCGTCTTTAACCTGCTGCAGTCCATCAGCATCATGAACAACGGTTTCCGCGTGTTCAAAGAATACTGCCTCGACGGGATCAAAGCGAATGAAGAAGTGATGAAAGCCTACGTGGAAAAAAGCGTCGGAATCATCACCGCCGTCAATCCGCACCTCGGCTATGAAGTGGCTGCGCGCATCGCCCGCGAAGCAATCCTCACGGGCAGATCAGTGCGAGAGCTTTGCCTGGAGCACAACGTACTGACCGAGGAAGAGCTGGATTTGATCCTCGATCCATTTGAAATGACGCATCCGGGTATTGCCGGAGCATCTCTGTTGTTTAAAGAGTAA